The sequence ATCGTCTACTGAGATCGGCGCTTTAAAGGTGCAGGTCCTGCCACTGCAGGACTTGATCAAGCTGCTCCAAGCTGATCAAACCAAAACGCCAGAGCACCACCGGCAGCGGGGCCTGCTCCAGCTGCGACTGCTTGAGCCCCAATCCCAGGGCGTTCTCGCTGAGCCCGAGGCTGCTGCGCAAAAAGCGCAGCAATTCAGGGTGGGGAGCGGGTTGCGGCGAGGTGCAGATGACCATGCCGCCATCCTGCTCAGCCCCGCCAGAGGCGGCAAGGCCCCTCGCTCATCGCCCGCAGGC is a genomic window of Synechococcus sp. A10-1-5-1 containing:
- a CDS encoding DUF2949 domain-containing protein — translated: MVICTSPQPAPHPELLRFLRSSLGLSENALGLGLKQSQLEQAPLPVVLWRFGLISLEQLDQVLQWQDLHL